A portion of the Bradysia coprophila strain Holo2 unplaced genomic scaffold, BU_Bcop_v1 contig_297, whole genome shotgun sequence genome contains these proteins:
- the LOC119078444 gene encoding calcium and integrin-binding family member 2 — protein sequence MGNKIVTFTEQQLDNYQDCTFFTRKEILRVHKHYRAMRPDLVPKQMTDGEASTVRLPRQDIEQLDELKENPFKQRICEAFSRDGLGNLTFEDFLDLLSVFSEQAPRDIKIFYAFKIYDFDKDGFINQADLKCVIKALTRNELTPEEHQQIAEKVIEEADVDGDGKLSFLEFEHVVLRAPDFLSTFHIRL from the exons ATGGGAAACAAGATTGTTACATTTACTGAACAGCAGTTGGACAATTACCAGGActgtacatttttcacaaGGAAGGAGATTTTACG TGTTCACAAGCATTACCGTGCAATGCGTCCTGATTTGGTCCCGAAACAAATGACCGATGGTGAGGCATCTACAGTTCGATTGCCGAGGCAAGACATTGAACAATTGGACGAACTTAAGGAGAATCCATTTAAGCAACGGATCTGTGAGGCATTTTCTCGCGACGGCCTTGGTAATTTAACATTTGAAGATTTTCTGGATTTACTATCAGTGTTCAGCGAACAGGCGCCGAGGGACATCAAAATATTCTACGCTTTTAAAATCTACG ATTTCGATAAAGACGGATTCATAAATCAAGCGGATCTGAAATGCGTCATCAaagcattgaccagaaatgaATTAACGCCAGAGGAGCATCAGCAAATTGCTGAAAAAGTTATCGAAGAAGCTGACGTGGATGGAGATGGTAAGTTGTCGTTTTTAGAATTCGAGCATGTTGTCTTACGGGCGCCAGACTTTTTATCCACCTTCCATATTCGCTTGTAG
- the LOC119078442 gene encoding uncharacterized protein LOC119078442, translated as MVAHNKIRLRLCDPNKYRLPFIKEQLRKKVPNPWYALTERELNRIRKPFESYDKELLADGYPESSKHLERLLAVRNEFGVRDTVLIDNKDLISHTMNCLRDLENCERERCSVTVAIDNLVRLASKMTKKSVGIACELYEIILDELESVECTELLKADVQFAFGKYLVDIKNFERATGILKEALKYSEERNFSDLSRRICRVYYESLYNLSLEVQVTDKELAIQLADNSKDIALTINDHKATSKSYLKRGSILMSMEKYEDAISAFKSATSELKNLPDLDLKVEILYKLSTCYFTTKDYRSCLLSLGALGRLATIYNKVEYRAHFERIDGNVKLLIGQNLTARKNFLKSIEIYEDIGLHEYAASCRYLEAVAKCEHLIKPWIALLIDGEKERSFDERFELNESKNLIFNWKVKRELFREMSDE; from the exons ATGGTAGCCCACAATAAAATACGACTCAGATTATGCGATCCGAATAAGTACCGGCTGCCTTTTATCAAAGAACAACTTCGGAAAAAGGTGCCCAATCCCTGGTATGCTCTAACCGAACGGGAATTGAACAG AATACGCAAACCATTTGAGTCTTACGATAAGGAATTATTAGCTGACGGATATCCGGAGTCCAGTAAACATCTCGAAAGGTTACTGGCTGTTAGAAATGAATTCGGAGTACGAGACACTGTACTGATCGACAATAAAGATTTAATAAGCCATACGATGAATTGCTTGAGGGATTTGGAGAATTGTGAACGTGAAAGGT GTTCTGTGACTGTGGCAATCGACAATCTTGTGCGTCTTGCGTCCAAAATGACCAAGAAGTCAGTTGGAATTGCTTGTGAATTATACGAAATAATCTTGGACGAACTAGAGTCAGTCGAATGTACGGAATTATTGAAAGCTGACGTTCAGTTTGCATTCGGAAAGTATCTGGTCGACATAAAGAACTTTGAAAGAGCCACTGGAATACTCAAAGAAGCGTTGAAATATTCCGAGGAAAGAAAT TTCTCTGATCTTTCCAGAAGAATTTGTAGAGTTTACTACGAGTCGCTTTACAACTTAAGTCTGGAGGTGCAAGTAACTGATAAAGAGTTAGCAATTCAATTAGCCGATAACTCAAAGGACATTGCCCTCACAA TAAATGATCATAAAGCAACGAGCAAGAGCTACCTTAAGCGTGGAAGCATTTTGATGTCGATGGAAAAGTACGAAGATGCAATAAGTGCCTTCAAATCAGCCACTTCCGAACTGAAAAATTTGCCGGACTTAGACCTTAAAGTTGAGATTCTCTATAAACTATCGACGTGCTATTTTAC AACAAAAGATTATCGATCATGTCTGCTGAGCTTGGGCGCTCTAGGTAGACTGGCAACTATCTACAACAAAGTCGAATATCGAGCTCACTTCGAACGGATCGATGGTAATGTCAAATTGTTGATTGGTCAAAATTTGACGGCACGGAAAAATTTCCTCAAATCAATCGAAATTTACGAAGACATTGGATTGCATGAATATGCTGCAAGTTGTAGGTACTTGGAAGCTGTAGCCAAGTGTGAACATTTAATCAAACCATGGATCGCGCTACTGATAGACGGCGAGAAGGAGAGGTCTTTCGACGAGAGATTTGAgttaaatgaatcaaagaatttgattttcaattggAAGGTGAAACGGGAATTATTCAGAGAGATGAGTGACGAATAA